The proteins below come from a single Neospora caninum Liverpool complete genome, chromosome IX genomic window:
- a CDS encoding pre-mRNA splicing factor CWC2, related: protein MALQTFLGSATQTTEAEGDFTIKRDSLVEQKEIKTCDCPGTTADDTTAWANNCCSTLPVQKVYSSPSAPLPAVKRSEPESLNPCVSSGVQLPGDQYTLYATYYQWYYRAMRDQERLMVEKKTKPTVVEERPPDSKHDWVTKWMRRPARQQIHRNEASRYSHTEGGTEYNIWYGKYLTDRYNRPSYLDRETAPYKCDPKRDAGYTKANTDASGEHFFCIYFARGGCCLGKDCRFRHSIPTADDEGHLEWGHDVFGRERFSTHKDDMDGVGSFNHDCKTLFVSGFRIDPEVPDGLKKMEVFLSKEFGTWGDVTCIRVIPKKNIAFITYAYRVQAEFAKVAMADQNLGKQAPLLLVKWAHHDGNANKRRLAEQEQEEDRKRQKQPAAIGPGTPTAGGEGSHSLGFLPEGPVCGDAAADATALSATLEGHCKAWQHFWSEFAQTQRTNVAERHQQASLRDDGFEDWAVLYERSAENEVDAAPRPLAEMSANQEADSSAAISDNLHNDIEDATEALARMQHILSRVDGLDDSAFEVRV, encoded by the coding sequence ATGGCGCTCCAAACTTTCTTGGGTTcagcgacgcagacgacggAGGCTGAAGGAGATTTCACCATCAAACGTGATTCACTGGTGGAACAAAAGGAAATCAAAACCTGCGATTGCCCTGGCACGACTGCAGATGATACCACGGCTTGGGCCAACAACTGCTGCTCTACCCTTCCTGTCCAAAAGGTTTACTCTTCCCCATCAGCACCGCTACCCGCAGTTAAAAGATCAGAACCAGAGAGTCTGAATCCGTGCGTATCATCGGGCGTCCAACTACCTGGAGACCAATACACTTTATATGCTACATATTACCAGTGGTACTATCGTGCGATGCGAGATCAGGAACGGTTGATGGTCGAAAAAAAAACTAAACCAACAGTTGTAGAGGAGCGTCCTCCAGATTCGAAGCACGATTGGGTGACGAAATGGATGAGGCGACCGGCCCGTCAACAGATTCATCGTAATGAAGCCAGTCGTTACTCGCACACTGAAGGCGGCACAGAATACAATATTTGGTATGGAAAATACTTAACTGACAGATATAATAGACCTAGTTACTTGGATCGCGAGACCGCGCCATACAAGTGTGAtccgaagagagacgctggtTACACGAAGGCCAACACTGATGCCTCGGGAGAACACTTCTTTTGCATTTATTTTGCTAGAGGTGGCTGCTGCCTGGGGAAGGATTGTCGATTCCGCCATAGTATTCCAACGGCGGATGATGAGGGTCATTTGGAATGGGGTCACGATGTATTTGGCCGAGAGAGGTTTAGCACTCACAAAGATGATATGGATGGTGTGGGAAGCTTTAACCACGACTGCAAAACACTCTTCGTCAGTGGGTTTCGTATCGACCCCGAAGTACCCGACGGCCTCAAAAAGATGGAGGTGTTTCTCTCAAAAGAATTCGGCACATGGGGAGACGTCACATGCATCCGTGTTATTCCCAAGAAGAACATAGCTTTTATCACGTATGCATATAGAGTGCAAGCCGAGTTCGCGAAGGTGGCTATGGCTGACCAGAACCTAGGGAAGCAGGCGCCGCTCCTATTGGTGAAGTGGGCTCACCATGATGGAAATGCGAACAAAAGGAGACTTGCCGAGCAAGAACAGGAGGAGGAccgaaaaaggcaaaaacaaCCAGCTGCAATCGGTCCTGGCACACCTACTGCAGGCGGTGAGGGTTCACATTCCCTTGGCTTTCTTCCAGAGGGTCCGGTGTGTGGGGATGCCGCAGCAGACGCTACGGCACTCTCTGCCACTCTTGAGGGTCACTGCAAGGCATGGCAGCACTTTTGGTCGGAGTTTGCACAGACTCAGCGCACCAATGTAGCGGAACGCCATCAGCAGGCGTCACTCCGAGATGATGGCTTCGAGGATTGGGCAGTTTTGTATGAGCGTTCGGCTGAGAATGAGGTTGATGCTGCTCCCCGCCCTCTTGCAGAAATGAGCGCGAACCAGGAAGCAGACTCATCTGCAGCTATCTCCGACAACCTTCACAATGACAtcgaagacgcgacagaagCACTCGCCCG